A window of Mucilaginibacter sp. PAMC 26640 contains these coding sequences:
- a CDS encoding phosphate acyltransferase yields MKIGLDIMGGDYAPKAAVLGAIEAHKVLSAGQKLVLIGDRDIAVTILQENNYSPDNFEFVHTTEVISMGEHPTKAIVQKPDSSISVGFKMLKENSIQAFSSAGNTGAMLVGSMFSVKTIPGVLRPAMTTIVPKLKGGLGIILDVGANADCKPDMLLQFGVLGSLLAESVYNIPNPRVALMNIGEEEEKGNLLALATYPLMRDTELFNFVGNIEGRDLFEDNNDVVVCDGFTGNVILKLSESFYVITLKKRLKDEFFDRFNYEQYGGSPILGVNAPVVVGHGISSPEAIKNMVLLSKNMIETNLIDKIKQAFQ; encoded by the coding sequence ATGAAGATTGGCTTAGATATAATGGGGGGGGATTATGCCCCCAAAGCAGCCGTTTTAGGAGCGATAGAAGCACACAAAGTGCTCTCTGCCGGCCAAAAGCTGGTGCTTATAGGCGATAGAGATATTGCAGTTACTATTCTTCAGGAAAATAATTATAGCCCGGATAATTTTGAGTTTGTACACACAACCGAAGTTATCTCTATGGGCGAACATCCTACCAAAGCCATCGTACAAAAGCCCGATTCGAGCATCTCGGTCGGCTTTAAAATGCTGAAGGAAAATAGCATACAAGCGTTTTCTTCGGCAGGTAATACGGGAGCTATGCTGGTAGGCTCGATGTTCAGCGTGAAAACTATACCGGGTGTTCTGCGCCCGGCCATGACAACCATTGTACCCAAACTTAAAGGCGGTTTGGGTATTATTTTGGATGTAGGTGCCAATGCCGATTGTAAGCCGGATATGCTTTTACAGTTTGGTGTGCTTGGCAGCCTGCTTGCCGAATCGGTTTACAACATTCCAAACCCCCGCGTCGCTCTGATGAATATTGGGGAGGAGGAAGAAAAAGGTAATTTGCTCGCTTTGGCCACTTACCCCTTAATGCGCGATACGGAGCTTTTTAACTTTGTAGGCAATATTGAGGGGCGCGACCTGTTTGAGGACAATAACGATGTGGTGGTTTGCGATGGATTTACCGGTAATGTAATTCTTAAGCTCTCCGAGTCGTTTTATGTTATTACCTTGAAGAAAAGATTAAAAGACGAATTTTTTGATCGTTTCAACTATGAGCAATATGGCGGCAGCCCTATTTTGGGTGTTAATGCGCCGGTTGTAGTGGGCCATGGTATTTCCAGCCCCGAAGCCATTAAAAACATGGTGCTTTTGTCTAAGAACATGATCGAAACCAATCTCATCGATAAAATTAAACAGGCTTTTCAGTAA
- a CDS encoding glutamine--fructose-6-phosphate aminotransferase, producing MCGIVGYIGYRDAYPIVIKGLHRLEYRGYDSAGIALADNGLRVYKKAGKVSDLESFVKDVKLTGTAGMGHTRWATHGPPSDRNSHPHSSGDRKLTIIHNGIIENYVVLKEALLAKGHVFKSDTDTEILIHLVEDIQKTTGLELDESVRLALNRVVGAYAIVIMSADEPDKLIAARKGSPMVIGVGKGEYFIASDATPIVEYTKNVIYLNDNEIAYIKRDDLLIKNIDNTIQIPYIQELSLKLEMLEKGGYDHFMMKEIYEQPRSIRDCLRGRIYPTKGLVQLGGIKEYVEKLKNIDRIIIVACGTSWHAGLVGEYLIEEYARVPVEVEYASEFRYRNPIITAKDLVIAISQSGETADTMAAIELAKERGATIFGICNVVGASIPRLTHAGVYTHAGPEIGVASTKAFTAQVTVLTLMAFYIAQQRGTITQGKLVEYLTELNEIPDLVVKALESNEQVKTIAERFKDSPNCLFLGRGSSFPVALEGALKLKEISYIHAEGYPAAEMKHGPIALIDAEMPVIFIATQNSSYEKVVSNIQEVKARGGHVIAIVSEGDTHVKEMAEYVIEIPQTGEAFVPLLATIPLQLLAYHIAVLRGCNVDQPRNLAKSVTVE from the coding sequence ATGTGCGGCATAGTTGGTTATATAGGCTATAGGGATGCCTACCCTATTGTTATAAAAGGCTTACACAGGTTAGAATATCGCGGGTACGACAGCGCCGGTATTGCGCTTGCTGATAACGGGCTTAGAGTTTACAAAAAGGCAGGTAAGGTTAGCGATCTTGAAAGTTTTGTAAAAGATGTTAAGCTGACGGGCACCGCGGGGATGGGCCACACCCGATGGGCTACCCATGGGCCCCCAAGCGACCGCAATTCGCATCCGCATTCCTCCGGAGACCGCAAACTCACTATTATCCACAACGGTATTATTGAAAACTATGTAGTGCTTAAAGAAGCACTTTTGGCAAAGGGGCATGTTTTTAAAAGTGATACAGACACAGAGATCCTGATTCACCTGGTGGAGGATATACAGAAGACTACCGGTCTGGAGCTCGATGAATCTGTTCGCCTGGCATTGAACAGAGTTGTAGGTGCCTACGCTATAGTGATCATGAGTGCCGATGAACCGGATAAGCTGATCGCCGCACGAAAAGGCAGCCCGATGGTTATTGGAGTAGGCAAAGGTGAATATTTTATAGCTTCTGATGCCACGCCGATAGTAGAATATACTAAGAACGTTATTTATTTAAACGATAACGAGATTGCCTATATCAAACGGGATGACCTGCTGATTAAAAATATAGATAATACGATCCAGATCCCATATATCCAGGAACTTTCCTTAAAGCTGGAGATGCTGGAAAAAGGCGGGTACGATCACTTCATGATGAAAGAGATCTACGAGCAGCCGCGCTCTATCCGCGATTGCTTACGCGGGCGCATTTACCCTACTAAAGGCCTGGTGCAGCTAGGCGGTATCAAAGAGTATGTTGAAAAGCTAAAAAACATTGATCGCATTATTATTGTAGCCTGTGGTACTTCATGGCATGCGGGCCTGGTTGGTGAATATTTAATTGAAGAATACGCGCGGGTACCGGTTGAAGTGGAGTATGCCTCTGAATTCAGGTATCGTAATCCTATTATTACTGCTAAAGACCTGGTGATAGCCATATCACAGTCCGGTGAAACTGCCGATACCATGGCTGCTATCGAGTTAGCCAAGGAACGGGGCGCTACTATATTTGGTATTTGCAATGTGGTAGGTGCCTCCATCCCAAGATTAACACACGCTGGTGTTTACACGCATGCCGGTCCCGAGATAGGGGTTGCATCTACCAAGGCATTTACCGCACAGGTTACCGTACTTACGCTCATGGCCTTTTACATAGCACAGCAAAGGGGTACAATTACACAGGGTAAGCTGGTTGAATATTTAACGGAGCTTAATGAGATACCGGATCTGGTAGTGAAGGCGCTGGAAAGTAATGAGCAGGTTAAAACAATTGCCGAACGATTTAAAGATTCTCCAAACTGCCTGTTCCTGGGTAGGGGAAGTTCATTCCCGGTTGCACTGGAGGGTGCTTTAAAACTGAAGGAGATCTCCTATATTCACGCGGAAGGTTATCCTGCCGCTGAGATGAAACATGGCCCGATAGCCTTAATAGATGCAGAAATGCCGGTAATATTTATAGCGACTCAAAATTCGTCGTACGAAAAGGTAGTCAGCAATATCCAGGAAGTTAAAGCCCGCGGCGGTCACGTGATTGCGATTGTTTCTGAAGGCGACACCCATGTAAAGGAGATGGCAGAATATGTGATTGAGATTCCGCAAACGGGGGAGGCCTTTGTTCCCTTATTGGCCACCATTCCATTGCAGCTGCTGGCCTACCACATTGCTGTGCTGCGTGGATGTAATGTGGATCAGCCAAGGAATTTGGCAAAATCGGTAACGGTAGAATAA
- a CDS encoding HIT family hydrolase, giving the protein MTIFSKIISGEISAHKVAETDDFLAFLDISPLAEGHVLVIPKKEVDYLFDLDDITYNELQIFTKIVAIGVKKAIPCKKVGVAVIGLEVPHAHIHLIPMNRVDDMNFSRPKLSPSQEELATTAEKIREALKVVTAED; this is encoded by the coding sequence ATGACCATCTTTTCCAAAATCATATCAGGTGAAATCTCCGCGCATAAAGTTGCTGAGACTGATGATTTTTTAGCGTTTTTAGATATCAGTCCATTAGCAGAAGGGCACGTTTTGGTTATCCCTAAAAAGGAAGTTGATTACCTGTTCGATCTGGATGATATCACTTATAATGAGCTGCAGATCTTCACCAAGATCGTGGCTATCGGCGTAAAAAAAGCTATTCCTTGCAAAAAGGTCGGCGTTGCAGTCATTGGTTTGGAAGTGCCTCATGCCCATATCCACCTCATCCCCATGAACCGGGTGGACGATATGAATTTCTCCAGGCCCAAATTATCACCCAGCCAGGAAGAGCTAGCAACAACCGCTGAAAAAATTCGCGAAGCACTTAAGGTGGTAACGGCGGAGGATTAA
- a CDS encoding 4-hydroxythreonine-4-phosphate dehydrogenase PdxA yields MSDKPKIGISIGDVNGIGLEIIIKTLADTKIFDYCTPIVYGHTKVASFHRRSTHINELNFNVIGDAGQALVKRANMINCWEEDVKIEPGTVTADGGKYAFLSLQRATDDLLSGVIDGLVTAPINKDNIQNADFNFPGHTEYLQSRDNAAESLMFLVSETLRVGVVTGHIPVSKIAESVTTEKIIAKLKLMHASLRDDFWIRKPKIAVLGLNPHASDNGLIGSEEKDVIIPAIEEARANDVLAFGPYSADGFFANGTYLQFDAVLAMYHDQGLIPFKQIAFETGVNYTAGLTFVRTSPDHGTAYDIAGRNMASEISFREALFTAIHIIKHRRETAALNENPLVFSKLSRDRD; encoded by the coding sequence ATGAGCGATAAACCTAAAATAGGAATAAGTATTGGCGACGTTAACGGGATTGGATTAGAAATAATTATCAAGACTCTGGCCGACACAAAAATATTTGATTACTGTACCCCAATTGTTTACGGGCATACCAAGGTGGCATCATTCCACCGCCGTTCTACACATATCAACGAGCTTAACTTTAATGTAATCGGCGATGCCGGGCAAGCGCTGGTAAAACGTGCCAACATGATCAATTGCTGGGAAGAGGATGTGAAGATAGAGCCTGGTACCGTTACGGCCGATGGTGGCAAATACGCTTTCCTGTCGTTGCAGCGCGCTACCGACGACCTGCTGAGCGGCGTGATAGATGGCCTGGTTACAGCACCTATCAACAAAGATAATATTCAGAACGCTGATTTTAATTTCCCCGGGCATACCGAATATTTGCAATCCAGAGATAATGCAGCGGAATCGCTGATGTTTTTGGTGAGTGAAACCCTACGTGTTGGAGTGGTTACCGGTCATATCCCGGTTTCAAAGATCGCTGAAAGTGTTACTACAGAAAAAATTATTGCCAAGTTAAAATTAATGCATGCCAGCCTTCGCGATGATTTCTGGATCCGCAAGCCTAAAATTGCTGTTTTGGGTTTAAACCCCCACGCCAGCGACAACGGCCTGATCGGTTCGGAAGAGAAGGATGTGATCATCCCGGCGATAGAAGAAGCACGCGCTAATGATGTACTGGCCTTTGGACCATATTCTGCAGATGGCTTTTTTGCTAATGGTACTTACCTGCAATTTGATGCCGTGCTGGCCATGTATCACGATCAGGGGCTGATCCCATTTAAGCAGATTGCATTTGAAACCGGTGTGAACTATACAGCCGGATTAACCTTTGTGCGTACTTCGCCGGATCACGGCACGGCTTACGATATTGCAGGCAGAAACATGGCTTCGGAGATCTCGTTTCGGGAGGCCTTGTTCACCGCCATACATATCATTAAGCATCGCCGGGAAACGGCAGCGCTTAATGAAAATCCGCTAGTATTTAGTAAGCTAAGCCGCGACCGGGACTAA
- a CDS encoding 16S rRNA (adenine(1518)-N(6)/adenine(1519)-N(6))-dimethyltransferase, which translates to MTLVRAKKHLGQHFLTDKNIAQKIVESLRPAGQYKQVLEVGPGMGILSDFLLQTTDYEVFLIDIDTESYTFLQKKYPALGSRLINADFLELDFPAVFQGQMAVIGNFPYNISSQILFKILDNRKQVVEVVGMFQKEVAERCASKPGSKEYGILSVFLQAYYKVEYLFTVKAGVFNPPPKVLSAVIRLTRNETAELGCDEKLFWQVVKAGFNQRRKTLRNALSSLINKENLAENKTLELRAERLSVADFVKLTNEITAAK; encoded by the coding sequence ATGACATTAGTAAGAGCAAAAAAACATCTGGGGCAACATTTTCTTACTGATAAAAATATAGCACAAAAAATTGTAGAGAGCTTGCGACCGGCGGGGCAGTACAAGCAAGTGCTGGAGGTTGGACCAGGCATGGGGATCCTATCTGATTTCTTGCTGCAAACGACCGATTACGAAGTTTTTTTGATTGATATCGATACCGAATCTTACACCTTTCTTCAAAAGAAGTATCCGGCGTTAGGCAGCCGTTTAATTAATGCCGATTTCCTGGAACTTGATTTCCCGGCTGTTTTTCAGGGGCAGATGGCGGTGATCGGCAATTTCCCGTATAATATCTCGAGCCAGATCCTGTTCAAGATCCTGGATAACCGTAAGCAGGTTGTTGAAGTGGTGGGCATGTTTCAAAAAGAAGTGGCCGAGCGTTGTGCCAGCAAACCCGGCAGTAAAGAGTACGGCATTCTCAGCGTTTTCCTGCAGGCATATTATAAGGTGGAGTACCTGTTTACCGTTAAAGCAGGGGTGTTCAATCCGCCGCCAAAAGTTTTGTCGGCAGTGATCCGCTTAACCCGGAATGAAACAGCAGAATTGGGTTGTGATGAAAAACTATTTTGGCAGGTGGTAAAGGCAGGCTTTAACCAGCGCCGCAAAACATTACGCAATGCACTGTCATCCCTCATCAATAAAGAAAACCTGGCCGAGAACAAAACACTCGAACTGCGGGCCGAACGATTAAGTGTAGCGGATTTTGTGAAGTTGACCAATGAGATAACGGCGGCTAAATAA
- a CDS encoding transcriptional regulator, whose amino-acid sequence MTITQLEYIIAVDTYRSFVGAAEKCFVTQPTLSMQVQKLEDTLGVKLFDRSKQPVIPTEIGSEIIAQARVLMAESEKIKEIISDRQKELSGELRVGIIPTVAPYILPKIIQGFIEKYPGVKLIVWEQTTELIIQQLKLGTLDCGILSTPLHESNLTELPVFYENFVAYVSKNSKLSKKKNIVPDDIDMEEIWVLNEGHCMREQVLNICQRRKATKGYQHFEYNTGSVETLKRMVDMNNGATILPELALAELSEKQMDRVRYFKSPEPAREVSIVIHRNFLKRRMIEALKNEILNFVPKRLRSKKKKEIMEI is encoded by the coding sequence ATGACCATCACCCAACTGGAGTATATAATAGCGGTTGATACTTACCGCAGCTTTGTGGGCGCTGCGGAAAAGTGTTTTGTAACCCAACCTACTTTGAGCATGCAGGTGCAAAAACTGGAGGATACCCTCGGCGTAAAGCTGTTTGACAGGAGTAAGCAGCCTGTTATTCCCACAGAGATAGGTTCGGAAATTATTGCCCAGGCCCGCGTATTGATGGCAGAAAGTGAAAAGATCAAAGAGATTATCAGCGACAGGCAAAAGGAACTTTCCGGGGAACTAAGGGTGGGCATTATCCCCACGGTAGCACCTTATATTTTGCCGAAGATCATCCAGGGCTTTATCGAAAAGTACCCGGGTGTAAAGCTGATTGTGTGGGAGCAAACCACCGAGCTGATCATACAACAGCTTAAATTAGGCACGCTGGATTGCGGTATTTTATCAACACCGTTGCATGAAAGCAACTTGACCGAATTGCCTGTATTTTACGAAAACTTTGTTGCCTATGTATCCAAAAACAGTAAGCTCTCTAAAAAGAAGAACATTGTGCCGGATGATATAGATATGGAGGAGATATGGGTGTTGAACGAGGGCCACTGTATGCGGGAGCAGGTTTTGAATATTTGCCAGCGGCGTAAGGCTACAAAAGGTTACCAGCACTTTGAATACAATACCGGTAGTGTAGAAACGCTGAAACGAATGGTAGATATGAACAATGGCGCTACTATTTTACCGGAGCTTGCCCTTGCCGAACTGAGCGAAAAACAGATGGATAGGGTGCGTTATTTTAAAAGCCCCGAACCGGCCCGTGAAGTAAGCATTGTAATTCACCGTAACTTTTTAAAGCGCCGAATGATTGAGGCATTAAAAAACGAAATTTTGAATTTTGTGCCGAAAAGGCTGCGGAGCAAGAAAAAGAAAGAAATAATGGAGATATAA
- a CDS encoding transcription elongation factor GreA, whose product MADVSYYTKEGLEKLKEELQRLKTTGRSDISKQIAEARDKGDLSENAEYDAAKEAQGLHEAKIAQMSETLANARLLDESKLDVSKVLALSIVKIKNLKNGATMSYQLVSESEADMKTGKISVASPIAKGLLGKKVGETIEITVPAGKIEFEILEVSR is encoded by the coding sequence ATGGCAGATGTTTCGTACTATACCAAAGAAGGTTTAGAAAAACTAAAAGAAGAATTACAACGATTAAAAACAACCGGCCGGTCTGATATATCTAAACAGATTGCCGAAGCGCGGGATAAGGGCGATCTATCTGAAAACGCAGAATATGATGCCGCTAAGGAGGCACAGGGCCTGCACGAAGCCAAAATTGCCCAGATGTCTGAAACGCTGGCCAACGCACGTTTGCTGGATGAATCTAAATTAGATGTATCTAAAGTATTGGCTTTGTCAATCGTAAAAATAAAGAATCTGAAAAACGGCGCAACAATGAGCTACCAGTTGGTATCTGAAAGCGAAGCTGATATGAAAACCGGCAAGATCTCTGTTGCATCGCCAATTGCAAAGGGGCTGCTTGGTAAAAAAGTTGGTGAGACCATAGAAATTACCGTACCCGCCGGCAAAATAGAATTTGAAATACTTGAAGTTTCCAGATAA
- a CDS encoding aspartate 1-decarboxylase: MIIEILKSKLHRVRVTQAELNYVGSITIDEDLIDAANIIPNEKVQIVNNNNGARFETYVIRGERGTGTICLNGATARLAQVGDIVIIMSYAYMEAEEARKYEPILIFPDANNKLIK; this comes from the coding sequence ATGATCATTGAGATTTTAAAATCAAAGTTACACCGCGTTAGGGTTACCCAGGCAGAACTTAACTATGTTGGCAGCATCACTATAGATGAGGATCTGATAGATGCGGCCAATATCATCCCTAACGAAAAGGTACAGATCGTTAACAATAACAACGGCGCCCGCTTTGAAACCTATGTAATCAGGGGAGAACGCGGCACGGGAACAATTTGCCTGAACGGTGCAACTGCCCGCCTCGCACAGGTGGGTGATATCGTTATTATCATGTCATACGCGTATATGGAAGCCGAAGAAGCGCGCAAATACGAACCTATTCTCATTTTTCCTGATGCTAACAATAAGCTTATTAAATAG
- a CDS encoding pantoate--beta-alanine ligase, with translation MEIFSTRSALRQHLTALNNKTVGFVPTMGALHPGHISLIQQALQENDVVVCSIFVNPTQFNDPKDLEVYPRPIAADIAKLSAAGCHILFNPPVTEIYDTDEHWHLNIGQLEFLLEGEFRPGHYQGVTQVVYKLLDIVQPQKLYMGQKDYQQFMVVARMVELLKMPVEMVMCPIAREADGLAMSSRNIHLTTDDRKHSLVLSRTLNWLKTNFDPANIFELEQEAMAMLQSEPGVEPDYIEIADGKTLLPADTHSESIVALTAAKVGKTRLIDNVLIR, from the coding sequence TTGGAAATATTCAGCACCCGAAGCGCCTTACGGCAACATTTAACCGCCTTAAATAACAAAACAGTAGGCTTTGTGCCTACGATGGGCGCTTTACACCCCGGCCATATTTCGCTGATACAACAGGCCCTGCAGGAAAACGATGTGGTAGTTTGCAGTATTTTTGTAAACCCTACGCAATTTAACGATCCTAAGGACCTGGAGGTTTACCCGCGCCCAATCGCAGCGGATATAGCCAAACTATCGGCGGCAGGTTGCCACATTTTGTTCAATCCGCCGGTTACAGAAATTTATGACACGGATGAGCATTGGCATTTAAACATCGGGCAACTGGAATTTTTACTGGAGGGGGAATTCAGGCCAGGGCATTACCAGGGCGTAACCCAGGTGGTTTACAAACTGCTGGATATTGTGCAACCACAAAAGCTCTACATGGGGCAAAAAGATTACCAGCAATTTATGGTGGTAGCCCGCATGGTTGAACTATTGAAGATGCCGGTTGAAATGGTTATGTGCCCCATTGCCCGCGAAGCCGATGGGTTGGCCATGAGTTCCAGAAACATCCATTTAACAACCGACGACCGCAAGCACTCCCTTGTTTTATCAAGAACCCTCAACTGGTTGAAAACAAATTTTGACCCGGCCAATATCTTTGAACTGGAACAGGAAGCCATGGCTATGCTGCAAAGCGAACCGGGTGTTGAACCTGATTACATTGAGATTGCCGACGGCAAAACACTGCTGCCGGCTGATACGCATTCTGAAAGCATTGTTGCATTAACCGCTGCTAAAGTTGGTAAAACCAGGCTGATAGATAATGTGCTAATCAGGTAG
- a CDS encoding 3-oxoacyl-ACP synthase codes for MSKIHAAITAVNGYVPDYVLTNHELESMVETNDEWIMSRTGIKERRILKGAGLGTTDMAVPAVQGLLKKRGISADEIDLIIFCTTTPDLPFPASANILAHKIGATKAWGYDLQAACSGFVFGLATGAQFIESGKHTKVLIVGGDKMSSIINYEDRATCIIFGDGCGCALLEPNTEGYGIMDSVLKSDGAGAQLLYQKAGGSVNPATHETVANKEHYAYQEGQAVFKFAVTNMAEVAAEVMERNNLTADDIAWLVPHQANKRIIAATANRTGISPEKVIINIERFGNTTNGTIPLCLWEWESKFKKGDNLILAAFGGGFTWGSIYLKWAYNA; via the coding sequence ATGAGTAAAATCCATGCCGCTATTACCGCAGTAAATGGTTACGTGCCCGATTATGTCCTCACAAACCATGAACTGGAGTCGATGGTGGAAACCAACGACGAATGGATAATGAGCCGTACCGGAATAAAGGAACGCAGGATATTAAAAGGCGCAGGACTTGGTACCACTGATATGGCTGTACCGGCTGTGCAGGGTTTGCTGAAAAAGCGGGGCATTAGTGCAGACGAGATCGATCTGATCATCTTCTGTACAACTACGCCGGATTTGCCTTTCCCTGCCTCGGCAAATATTCTGGCACATAAAATTGGTGCAACTAAAGCATGGGGCTATGATCTGCAGGCCGCTTGCTCGGGCTTTGTATTTGGTTTAGCTACGGGTGCGCAATTTATTGAGAGTGGCAAACATACCAAGGTTTTAATAGTTGGGGGTGATAAAATGTCGTCGATCATCAATTACGAAGATCGGGCAACCTGTATCATTTTTGGCGATGGCTGCGGTTGTGCTTTGTTAGAGCCCAATACCGAAGGCTATGGTATAATGGATTCTGTACTGAAGAGCGATGGCGCAGGTGCTCAGCTTTTATATCAAAAGGCTGGCGGTTCGGTAAACCCGGCTACGCACGAAACGGTTGCTAACAAAGAACATTACGCTTACCAGGAAGGCCAGGCAGTTTTTAAATTTGCCGTAACTAACATGGCCGAGGTTGCTGCCGAGGTGATGGAACGTAACAACCTTACCGCTGACGATATTGCCTGGCTGGTGCCTCACCAGGCAAACAAGCGTATCATCGCCGCTACTGCAAACCGTACTGGCATCAGCCCGGAAAAGGTGATCATCAACATAGAGCGTTTTGGCAATACCACTAACGGCACCATCCCGTTATGTTTATGGGAATGGGAAAGCAAATTTAAAAAAGGTGATAACCTTATATTAGCTGCTTTCGGTGGTGGCTTTACCTGGGGGTCTATCTATTTAAAATGGGCATATAATGCGTAA
- a CDS encoding starch synthase, which translates to MGKSKLLFITHEMSPFLELTKIAEITRQLPQAMQEKGFEIRILMPRFGNINERRNRLHEVIRLSGMNIIINDNDNPLIIKVASIPAARMQVYFLDNEEYFQRKHVFNDKDGKFYADNDERMIFFCKGALETVKKLGWAPDVIHCHGWMSALVPAYLKTTYKDDPTFKHSKVVYSIYENDFTEKMDADFARKAIMGDMSEAHTEVYKEGTNAAMYAGAIQYSDGIVLASEHIDADVLNNVKNSNKSVLEFVSTSDYENYYNFYDEITNDELVDVA; encoded by the coding sequence ATGGGTAAATCTAAGCTTTTGTTCATAACTCATGAAATGTCTCCTTTTCTCGAACTTACAAAAATTGCCGAAATAACACGTCAGCTTCCGCAAGCAATGCAGGAGAAGGGGTTCGAAATTCGCATTTTGATGCCACGTTTTGGGAATATCAACGAGCGCAGGAACCGCTTGCATGAAGTTATCCGTTTATCAGGGATGAATATTATCATTAATGACAACGACAACCCGCTGATCATTAAAGTTGCCTCGATCCCGGCGGCCCGCATGCAGGTTTATTTCTTAGATAACGAAGAGTATTTTCAGCGTAAGCACGTCTTTAATGATAAAGACGGTAAATTTTATGCCGATAACGATGAGCGCATGATTTTCTTTTGCAAAGGCGCATTAGAAACCGTTAAGAAATTAGGTTGGGCACCGGATGTTATCCATTGCCATGGCTGGATGAGCGCTTTAGTGCCGGCCTACTTAAAAACCACTTATAAAGACGACCCTACGTTTAAGCATTCAAAAGTTGTTTACTCTATTTACGAAAACGACTTTACAGAAAAGATGGATGCTGATTTTGCCCGTAAAGCCATTATGGGCGATATGAGCGAGGCGCACACCGAAGTTTATAAAGAAGGCACTAACGCTGCCATGTACGCAGGTGCAATTCAATACAGTGATGGCATAGTTCTGGCCAGTGAGCATATTGATGCAGATGTGTTAAATAATGTTAAAAACAGCAATAAATCAGTCTTAGAGTTCGTTTCCACTTCAGATTACGAAAATTATTACAATTTTTACGACGAAATCACCAACGATGAGTTGGTGGATGTTGCATAA
- a CDS encoding phosphoglycerate dehydrogenase has translation MKNNILIVDDIHPIFIEQAETLGYTCDYQPHIKAQNAFEILNNYDGLVIRSKFQVDKAVIDLAPNLRFICRAGAGMDNIDEAYALSKNISLINAPEGNSDAVGEHAIGLLLSLMNNLNRADAEIRAGSWLREENRGHELKGKVVGIIGYGHMGQSLARKLSGFQVEVIAYDKYKTGFSDKYAREVSMEEIVKHSNVLSLHVPLTKETNGMVDDEFLFHFRKPIFLINTSRGKVVKTSAVLNGIKQNKILAAGLDVLEVEKFPALAEQQWFEELRTSGKVILSPHVAGWTFDSYRKISEVMAAKLKGLGSIGD, from the coding sequence TTGAAAAACAACATCCTCATCGTTGACGATATCCATCCGATATTTATAGAGCAAGCGGAAACTCTTGGGTACACTTGTGATTATCAGCCACACATAAAAGCGCAAAACGCTTTTGAGATCCTAAATAATTATGATGGCTTGGTGATCCGGTCAAAATTCCAGGTGGACAAAGCCGTTATTGACCTTGCCCCAAACCTGCGGTTTATTTGCCGGGCCGGTGCGGGTATGGATAACATTGATGAGGCTTATGCCCTATCTAAAAACATTTCGCTAATCAACGCGCCTGAAGGCAACTCGGATGCGGTGGGCGAACATGCTATCGGCCTGCTACTATCATTGATGAATAATCTTAACAGGGCTGATGCAGAGATCCGGGCAGGCAGCTGGCTTCGCGAAGAAAACCGCGGGCACGAACTGAAGGGAAAAGTGGTTGGTATTATCGGCTACGGCCATATGGGGCAAAGCCTGGCCCGCAAATTATCTGGCTTCCAGGTGGAGGTTATTGCCTACGATAAATACAAAACCGGCTTTAGTGATAAATATGCCCGCGAAGTGAGTATGGAGGAAATTGTAAAACACAGCAATGTGCTAAGTTTACACGTACCGCTTACCAAAGAAACCAATGGCATGGTGGATGATGAATTCCTGTTCCATTTTCGCAAGCCTATTTTTTTAATCAATACCTCGCGGGGCAAAGTGGTAAAAACAAGCGCAGTATTAAACGGCATTAAACAAAATAAGATCCTGGCCGCCGGCTTGGATGTTTTGGAAGTAGAGAAATTCCCGGCCCTGGCCGAGCAGCAATGGTTTGAAGAGTTGCGCACTTCCGGCAAAGTGATCTTAAGCCCACATGTTGCCGGGTGGACGTTTGACAGTTACCGCAAAATAAGTGAAGTAATGGCAGCAAAACTTAAAGGGCTGGGATCAATAGGCGATTAG